tttttttaatttaattatttatgaaggactatatatgttttgttttatgaGTTTCACATAGACATAAACGAAGATTGATTTGATATTATGCAGGTGTGTTTTTGCCTGACCTCTGTGAGATGCAAAAGACCAACCCTCGCCGCGCTATGGTCGAGCTTGTGAGCTCTGGAGCTGCATCTGGCCCTGTTTCTTATGTGTCAGAGGACATGCATGTAGCATTTGCCCCTGCTcctctgtaaaaaaaaagtaccttAGTCCCATGAATTAGTTCTCAATTTATCTTTTGCATAGATGGGAAAGAATTAGAAAGTACTCGCATTATGTTTTGGGATTTGATCATTGTAATAAAAATCTTTAATTTGTTGGTACTCaacgaattttcaaaatttgaaattagtttgtacttcaaataatttcaataaataaaatgtaatgCATTATTTGCTATTAGTTTAGCTCAGTATACTTTTCTACCAGtctcaaaatcaaaattctttAGCTAATTAAAAATTCTcaactaaagaaaaaaagtttaagTCATCATATTAAAAACTTTGAGGACTTGAATTATATGGAAGCATAAAGAAGAGAATCCTTGTTATAAAATTTGGGtagtcaatattttttatataaaaaatatattacattttaaaaaaaaaaagagggaatCTGAATCGTAAAAATAGCCAATCCTTTTTTTCTGCCCAATTACTCCAAGGCTTTTGCACTATCAGATGTGATTAATAATTTCAATTCACATTCCAATGTTTTGCAGAATCTAAAACACGTTGAAGAAATAAAACGTCTATCTTAAAAACCAAACAAACTCTTCATAATAAGCAAGTTTCATCGATTGCTTTTCTTTTCTAACTAGGCGATCTGCTATTGTTTGTTACAATGGCTGGTACTGTAATTCAatcagttcaacaagttgacaGAGTTATATTGAGAGTTTTGGTGGACAATGAAAGGAACAAAGTTGTGTATGCCGAGGCAGGGAAGGATTTTGTTGATGCTCTTTTCAGCTTCTTAACACTGCCTTTAGGTACTATTGCTAGACTTGTTGCTAAAGAGTCGAATGTTGAAGCAGTGAGATTTGGTAGCATTAGCTCACTCTAACAAAGTGTGGCAAATCTTGATGAACAATGTCTCTCGACACATGCCTGCAAGGAAATGCTACTCAATCCTAGAAACTTTATGGAAGCTTATTGCCGTAATATGAAATTGAACATCGACGACACTGAACCCAGGAAGTATTTTGTCTGTGAGAACTTGACTTGTTACTCTGAGAGTAGAAGTGGCCTGTGACCTTTTGAGCACTTTTAGGAATCAGAGATGCACTTGTGGAGGGGTAATGACCAAAGTAGTAATCCCATATAATTGTTTGATTGGAGAAAACGGATTTGTCAAGGAAACTGCTACATTTATAATTTGTGATGATCTTTATGTTATGCCTAACATTATCGGAACAAGTGTTCATCTGCTTCGGAACCTTGGAGTCCAAAACATTCAAGCTATTGAGGAAAGAACACTGCTCATAACCAGAAATGAGGCATGCTTTCTTGGCATTTCGCTCTATACAAATATATCTTTGCTGctgatttttgtttaattaattaagttatttttgattgatttgatttgtGCAGGTACTTTATCTTCTCAAATTCTCAATGCTCTCAAATACTCCTTGAACTGATTTTATATTTAGAAATAATAATCAATTTATTCGTAGTTTGAACCAAAGAAACCAATCTGTGTTTGAGATTAGAGATGGATCACCCTATGATTTTAGACAAATGTCTGTGAAACTACTGGTGAGAAACTCAACAAGAGAGGTTTTGTATGCTGAAGCAGAGGAAGATTTTGTTGACTTTCTTTTGAGTTTTCTCACTTTCCCCTTAGGAGGAGTGTTGCATATGCTTCAAGGATTCTCTTCGGTAAGCTCcattgataatttatataataGCATGACTGAGTTGAGTCCAGACAGATATTTGATTTCACAAGACCTAAAAAACAAACTGGTAACGCCTCTGTGTGCCCCTCAATTCGAGCTTAGGAACCAGTTATTACCAATCAGTGCTGCTTCGTTAcctatgtattatttttttgaagaagctaaattagcccacccaaattggcgccagagcgTTACCTATGTATTATTATCATACTTACCAAACGAAGGTGTTCAGTAGATGTCTTCCGTCAGTTAATTCAACACCAAGTATGTGAGCAATTGTGTTAGTCAACATAATACACCATTGTCTTTCGTTGATCCTAAGTTTTGTTTGTCAAAATCATCAAGCTCTGGAGAATATGCCAAAGGACCTTCAATGTTCCTGGTGACAGACAGCTTGGTTGTGACTCCAATGTCTTCTGTATCTGCTGCTTCATATCTAATAAGATCAAATGTCCCTCTATTTGACTTGGAGGAAATGGTCATCCGAATTGGTGTAAACGAGGTAAGAAACTTCCTTAGAATTTATGCTTTGAAATTCAACTAGAATCTGTTTTTTACATTACACTGGTactgatttgttttttaatttttatgttaatgtaGGGTCTCAACATACTAAAAGCTGTTTTGACCTCGACTTCTGCTTTGACAATTGGTCTCTTCCAGATTATAAGAACTAATCTTGGAGGATTGCCAAATATTTGATCTGTAGCTTTTGTTGCTTGAtagtttttaattgtttgatgGGCATGAACTCATCAATATCTTGTTCTTTCAATTTTCCATTTTGAATCTGGCAATGGTTTCTTTACATTTCTCATTTTTGTCTTCGTTACTATTTATTTCTCTTGTTCTCTATTACATCTCAGAAAGAAACACCAAATAAACAATGTTGTTTTAGAATAATGATGAAGACTATTAAGGGAAGCTATACCTAAAATTGTATAAACACATTGAGAATAAATTACAAGGGGAAAGGAACAAAAGTATACTTTTTGTGTGGAATAATTTTTGGCCGAACTCCAGTTTATCAGGTCTCCCTTCCCTTGGGAACCGGAGGGTTAAgatcaaaaaatgaaaaacaattggGAAGCCTTCAAGAATTTATATCATTGCACAAATCAAACCAAAAAGACAGCCAGCAACAAGTAATGCAGCAGAAAACAGAATAGTACTATAGTAGTGCTTAAACCAGAAACGCACAAACTAAACAGGTAATGAAGCGGTGAATATTCACAGTGCAGAAAATGATAAACCAAAAACAACGATAACACAGTTTATTTAGTAACCAGAAACACAGCAACCGTAAACAAGCAAAAATGCCAAAACATACATATCTGTGCAGTAAAATTATCAACTGATGAAATTAACAAGAGATGGTTTCATCATGAGACGGGAAGAATTGTACACACAAGTTTGATTATAAAGTTTGGCCTCAAAAGATAGATTACATCTCCGGGAGAGAGCATCTCCTTCAATAAACACATTCCAGGTTTGTAAATTACTGCTGCTTCTATGTTGTTTATATTAAACTTTTGCATTACTTTTGTTTCTATTTCAGTGTGAAAAAACCGGTTTTTGTTTATGCGTTTCTGCATAATCTCAGTTTTGACACTGCATGACTTTTTGTTTAAAATGTACTTCTGCATTGCTATCTTTCTTGTTTATCCCTCTGTGGTTTGCACAATTCAGCAATGTCGTATTTACTGGTTTACTGTACATTTTTCTGGTTTTGGGATTCTTTTTGTTAAGAGTCACAAGAGTCAATTGTTTTTGCTATAAATTTTCCATGATATTCAAAGCAAATAACATTCACAGAGCAATGTTATTGAAACATGATGACATATAACTGAGAAAACTTGCAGTTACCATTCGTAGAATTGTCTGTATTGTTAGAGAAGTGGTAAAagatttgttatattttgattaGGAGATCCACAAGCACTATGGCCTCATTAAATTGTAAATTACTATTTCCTACTTCCTATGTTTAGATCACAGAAAGTAATCTAACTGTTTGTCTCATCCGTTGCTTAGTTTTTCCGCGTCCTGTAATATCAAATGCTTTTACTTTTCCTTACTCTCTATAAACATTCCTACCATGCTTCCGTGCCCAAGGTGCATATGTTGGAGTTGCAGATctgaaatccaaaaaaattgtattatagTACTACAAGCTAAGTGTAAAAGTGAAtcccaaaaataaaatgtaaacaaaaagTAAATTGAATTCATAAAGCTTAAATGTTAAAACTTAGAACATTCAAGGCAGATAATTTCTCTTATGGAACATGAGTTTTGTAGTTTGTACTCAATTGAAATACTAAAATTTTAACATTTATACcacccatcaaagacctcattTGTGTACTTGTACAAATGTAGATATTTTCTAAGTAGTACATAACAATAATCAATGTCACTTCCACATTAACCTTTTTCCctctattatttttaatgtttctCATGTACCTCAATCTATCTATTAATACATAAAGAAAAGGATAGAAAAACaatgaattaacataaataataataaaaaaaaaacttactctCAACCAACTGAAACTAAACTTTCCACATACTCCATTGCTTTGTCAACGGACCAATTGCTATTTATACTTGTAATGCTCTTTACtgttttatcttttaaattatAGATAAATGCTCGATTACGAAGTTTATCTGTAAAAATTCCCATATCACCATTCACATAAAGACACACTAATGGAAAACCATAATCGATATTATGGACGTTAAGATTCTGGAAGCTAAACTTAAATAATTGCTTCCAAGACTCTTGAACTCCATACTGTTTCATTTGCCATAAAACAAATTCAGTTTTATTGGAATCATGAGAAAAACAAAGACTGTCCATCAGAACCCTAAGAACCGGATGAAAAAATGGCACATCATCAAAACCTGGAGGCAGCAGAAACTGCTTGTATGTCTCCGTGGAAAGGTCTAGAGAGACGATCCCAAATTTCTCAACATGTGTAATAGACTCGTCAAGAGTCAACCAATTAACGGTGCCATTGAAATGAACACCATCATTAAGACGTCTATAAGGAATATCCAACCAATTAAAAGGAACCATAGGAAAGCTCTGAATATTTCTCCAACAACTATCACCTACACTAAACACTTTAACCTCGCTTTTCCATGAACCTCCGGTCTCACTAGCACGAAACGCAACAACCTTATATGTTCTCGTTGAAGCATCATAACCAAACGTGAAGTGAAAAAAGCCTAAATCAGGCCAGTTGCTATAACATAACGACGACCCTAATTTTTTAGATGTTGTTCTGGTGGCAGGGTTCCAGAAACAGAGCTCATCAGTTTGTGCCAATGTTTCAGAAGGCAAAAGGAAGCAGAGCAATCCGTTACAAGAACCAATGAACTGCCGAGGATTCTCCAAGTGATGCTTGGAATGCTGGAAATTCTTGCTGTCATAAAGGTTGATGCATGGGTTTTTGAGTATACGAGACACGGAATAGGGTACAACATTAAGATGTCTATTGCGTTGATGCCAATACATAGTGAGGTGTGGGTTTTTTGATGAATTTTTAAGATGCTTTTCGACGAAGTTTAAATCGGATATGAAAGTCATCCATGACTTGCTTAGGCATTTCATCCGCATGATGGTTTTAACGTTAAAGAATGGCAGAATTTCGGTGAGGACTGAGGAGTTCTTCAGGGAGGAACACCATCTGCGATGAGTTCTTTGGTGTACTGGATCGACGCGGCT
This genomic interval from Trifolium pratense cultivar HEN17-A07 linkage group LG6, ARS_RC_1.1, whole genome shotgun sequence contains the following:
- the LOC123891993 gene encoding F-box/kelch-repeat protein At3g23880-like; translation: MYWHQRNRHLNVVPYSVSRILKNPCINLYDSKNFQHSKHHLENPRQFIGSCNGLLCFLLPSETLAQTDELCFWNPATRTTSKKLGSSLCYSNWPDLGFFHFTFGYDASTRTYKVVAFRASETGGSWKSEVKVFSVGDSCWRNIQSFPMVPFNWLDIPYRRLNDGVHFNGTVNWLTLDESITHVEKFGIVSLDLSTETYKQFLLPPGFDDVPFFHPVLRVLMDSLCFSHDSNKTEFVLWQMKQYGVQESWKQLFKFSFQNLNVHNIDYGFPLVCLYVNGDMGIFTDKLRNRAFIYNLKDKTVKSITSINSNWSVDKAMEYVESLVSVG